CTACAAGACCCGGGATCCAGGAAGAAATCAGGTGTCACCACCAAGAAGTCCAGGTGAGACTGGGCGCTTGGCGCTGGGGTCTGCACGGGGTGTTTCACTGACCTGGCAAGAGCCCATTCTCCAGCCCCACGCAGTCAATATTCggggctgcccagcagctctgaatgcagcacatggaggggtgggatggagctgccGGGAGCCCTCCGTCTCACAGGACTGGCCActctgctgccctcagcaccgacccagcacagcccgagagctgtgcgTGGGGAAGGCTGTGTGGCAGCCAAGGGCCCTGTCTCCGGGAAAGGTAATCACCTACTCAGATGCACCCCTCCCACTGTGTCCTTTCAGTCAGCTGCCAGCAACCCCAGAGGGGTCTTCTACCAGAACGCAGCCcgggaaaaagaaagagggaaaatcCACTGcgaaaagcaaagcaaagaagatgGGTCCTGCAAAGGCAGTGGAACCAAAGAGTTACACAGAAGAACACAGAGCAGTGAAAGTCCCCACTCAAGGAGGAGTGCCAGAAAAGGCACAAGCAAACCTCCAGAGCCATAGTGGAGCCCCATCCCCGGTGCAAACACCAATAGCATCTCTATGGTGTCGGAGCTCTGAGACCAGCCTTCTCCAGGAGCCCAATGACAATAAGTCTGGACAGCATCCACCGGGATCCACGTCACAAAAACTGCTCAAGTTAAGGGGTGAGATGTCCAGGCCAGTGCTGGAAAAGCCTCACAAGACAGCTTGGCTGACATCTCACTCTGAGTccagcctgcctgaggagcaCACCAGCAAAACCTCTGGTTTTGTGCCGCTGATGCACAGGAGAACCAAGTCATTGCCATGTCAGCCAGCACAGAACGGAGAAGGGCTCCTCTGGCGTGGGATGTCCTCTCCACACTGATCAGGGCACggggagcccagcagagccagagctcCACCTTAGGCTGCAGAACAGGTGAGTCATTCCCATCTTGGTGCCACTTCTTTGTAGAAAACAGAGCGCTGTGAAGGGCTGAAGGCTGCTCGCCTATCCTGGTGCAACAGCATTTGACTCGAGCTCTGTCTTTCCCCATGGGTCAGTGTGCTTGAGTGCCATTAGAAGGGGCAGCCTGTCTCCATGATTTGCCTTGTGCCTGCATGGCTCTTGTAAAAACTGTTCCACGGAACTGTAAAGGCTGTTCTGCTTAGCActgtctctctcctttctgagtATTAatcagagaggagataaaaaCCAGGAGTGTGTGCGTTTACACAGGTACGAGCTGGTTGGATCCTGGCATCAGGGTCCgtttccccatttttttctgctctcagagGACAGAAAGCTCTCTTTTGCAGACAGCTTATTGCCGGAATGAAAAGATTCCATTAATAAACAGCTCCTTAACATCTCTGCCCTTCATGCAGTGGTTTTCCAGTTGCTCGTAGTGGCCTAAGTTATTTTATGGTCACTGAtccatctttccttccttcccctcccgtttttctcctctcccataGCTGCCTGGCCTGCTGGAAGTCCTAGTGGAgtatttccagcactgcctgatGGAGATCTTTGGAATCCTGAAGGAATATGAGGTGGGAGACCCAGGGCAAAGAGCACTCTGTGggttggagagcagcagccgGCACTGGCAGATTGGTGGCAGAGATACCACTGAGCACATCCAGACCCACTTTGAGAGCAAGAGGGAGTGCTCCACGGCTGACAGCAAACGAAATGCTAGGGAAGGGGAGGCTCCTCCATCTGACAGCTCCTCAAGCATTCTGGAGGACGAACCTTGCGGCACAGACGAGACACCCCTCTGCCTCATCCGCGACTGGCAGGACTCTCTGGTGAAGCGCTGCACCTGTGTCTCCCACATCATCAGGAGTTTGTCGTTTGTGCTGGGCGGTGACACTGAGATGTGCAAACACGCCGGGCTGCTGCTGATTCTGGGGAAACTGCTGCTCTTACACTATGAGCACCCAGAGCGCAAGcaggcagccctgagctctgaGAGAGAGGAGCCTGAGTGGGACCAGGGGCTGAGCATCAGCGTGGAGGAGTGGTGGTGGGACTGCCTGCAGATGCTGCGTGGAAACACGCTGGTGACACCGGCCAACATTTCTGGCCAGCTGGACCTGTCTCCTTTCCCAGAAAGCCTCTGCTTGCTGATCCTGGACAGACTCCTTCACGGGGCAGTATGTCCATCAGCAGAGGCCCAGGACCCATTTCCAGCACTGAATGGGGCTGAATGCAGTCCTCTCCCCTCAGAGCCTGGTTTGGGAAACGCTCAGCAAACTCATTGGATTTTATTCTCACAGCTACCCCCGGCAGCCACTTGGAGAAGCTGTACAGTGCCCTACTGCGTTTCCTTCACGACCGAGAGAGCCCAGTGTGCTGAGAGATGGCTGTGGTCCTACTGGCCAGCTTGgcacagggggacagcctgGCAGCGAGAGCGATTGCCTTGCAGGAGGGGAGCGTTGGCAACTTGCTGGGCTTCTTGGAGGACTGCTGGCTGCCGCACAgtgccagcagagccaggcCGGCCGGTGCACAAGAAGAACTCAACCTGCGAGCCGACAAGCATGGAAATGATGCGCCGAGCTGCTTGGGCGCTGCTCGCCCTGGCCAAGGTGGACGAGAACCACTCGCAGCTCACATTGCATGAGTCGCAGCTGTTGGACATCTCTGTGTCGCCTGCAGTGGACTCCTCGATCTCACAAGTTATTTGTGATGTGCTATTTTTCATTGACCGGCCCTGACAGCTGTGGGATGCAAGACCCTGTGTGCGTGTACGTGAGCGCAGAACTGAGAAACCGACTGTTGCTCTTTATTTATGCACAACCATCTCAGAAGCCCCTGTCTGTCCAGCACTGTCCGGCTTCTCCCTTGGGGGGGATGACGTCGccattccctttccccttctcctgctcTTCACATTTGTCATGAATCCCttattaaaagagagaaagttcTATCTACATGGAGgacttctgaattttattttaaccaaAGTTACTGTCTTTTACTGTGAGTGTGGGGAGAACAACTTGTCCCCCGTCCCCCAGTCCTTTCTAGTATGGGGAGTTAGTGAGCTGATGACCTGCAGAGTGAGACAGGTATTTAATCCCTTGAGGGGTCTAGGGGGCACATGCAGGGATCCCATAGGGGTTGGGGTCCCAGGGTTTGCAGTGGCCCCCCAGAGACCTGCAGACTGGAGCTCCAGCTCCAACCCTTCCATGGGAAAGAAcctcctgcagggcagagcacaaCTGGCTACAAACGTGGTGTGGAACACACCGCCTTCTGTCCCTTTTCTGATTTTCCAGGAGGGAGATGCCCCCTTTTCCAGggtgtttctctcttttttttttttttttaccttttcttcctcatctcctgaccacccactgctcccagtgTCCTCTGATGTCCCCAGTAGCTCCTGATGTCCCCCAGGCCCCAGGATGTCCTAAGCACgtacccagcacagccccagtggtgacctccattttttcccccaaaatgggACTTCCCCAGCGTCCCTGGTGCTGTCCTGGAGTGTCCCCACAATGTCCCCTATTGACTTGGGGGCATTCTTGGGGTCAGTCCAGACTTCCTTAGCGGGAACATTTCAGGgcattccccctcctgctgtccccacgtAGACACTGTATCCCCAGCCTCCAGGGACAAACTGGAGGATCAGTGTTCAGTGTGTCCTTGAAGATTATTGGGGATGTGGGACAGTGTCACCCACTTGTCCCAAGTGCCCACAGGCTCTTGTGTTCCCACAGCTCCCCATTGTCCCTGGTGGGACAGGGACATCATATTGTCCTCCAGACAAGGAGGTCCTACCAGGCTTTCCCAGATGGGACACAGCGACATCCCAGTGTCCCAGTCTTGGGACAGGTCAAACTCTCCAGCACTTGATCCTCCCCTCATCTTTCAGCACTGTCCCTGAGGCCACCACAGTGTTCCCCAAGGCTTGGGCACTGGCAGGAAAACCTTGGGTCACCTCCAGGTTGTGGGTGACAGCAGCCACCGGGATCTGGAGGTGGTTGGACACCTCCAACATCTCCCTGATGGTGGAAGCAGCACTGATGGCTTCTCTGGCcttggtggcagcagcagtgctggtggcagtggTCCAGGCCGGGTGTGACAGTGAGACATTTGGTGACACTTGTGGTTGATGGCAGTAGCCAGGTGGCTCTCGGATATTTCCACAAACCACAGGGCCACCCAGCAGAGGATGATGCTATTCTGGGACATCAGGAAAAGGCAACGGGTGGGGGGTTAGAGATTGCCTGCCCAACTGGCTGCTTACCTCCACCAGAGAAGTGGGGACAAGGGCCTTGCTCAGGCTGGCAATGCTCCCCACAACACATCGTCACTCTCTGGGATTTGGTGAAGGGCAACAGGTCGgagaagagaaaagctgctggTCTGCAGTGAGATGAGATCACAGCTCCCAGAGTGGAAGCTCTTTCATGCACCTGACAGGGTTTACACAGTGTGCCATGGGAAAAGCCTGGAATGGGGGTCCACCAGCCTCATGGCCACAAGAACAACTACCAGACAGATCTACTGTGGTCACCCACCATCACCCCAGTCCTCGGCACCTCCAAAATGGCATACAGTCCATTGGGaagacagaagaagagaaattcaATGCTGAGCTCCCTTTTCCTGGTTCCAGCTGAGACAGAGTTAATAGCACACTGATGCtgtggttgttgctgagcaataGATGCTAACCCAGGGCTGGGTCGGGCTGCTCTGTGGGGAAAGAGCCACTGCCATGATGTGGGGTAGAACCAAGGTTAGTCCATACCTCTGCTCATGGAAGTAGCCAGGCCTTGGTCAGTGCATAGTGAATATCTGTGCGTCCGTACATTTATCTGCACTTCTTGCTATCTTCTTACTTAtctcttctccatttctgtcttagtaagtagtttttatctcaactcaCACTGACTCATCCCTACTGCTCTGAAGGACTGTTACTACAAATGGAGCCCAGAGTCATGGGTTAAATTAACTCCATGGGCAATTTACAGGGATGGTCCATAAGCCACAGGAATGATATTTGTGTGTACACATCAAGAAGATAGGTGATGGTAATTTGTTAGGATGTGTGGGAAATTGTGGGACCTGAGCGTGATGTAAACGATATGGAATAAGAGGTGGACGCTGTCTAAGTTTCACCTGGGACAGAGTTCGTGCAACAGGAAGCTGGGCTGGATCTCTGCCCTGAGACATGCTACTCAAGAGCCCCATTGGCACGGAGTGATCTGCAGGGTTTGGATCTCCCCTGCCTGATCCCTCCTCCTGTGGGCTCACTGAGGCTGCGGCCTGCAGAGCACCCACAGGACATCTCATTCTGCCCATTGTCACAACCAGAATGTGGTGCTCCAGCTGTCCCTCAGAACACACCGCTTGTTTCAAGAGTTGTTTTTGGTGTCATGGCCAGCACACAGGGTGGGACACTGTCGGAAGGATACGTGCTCACGACAGAggctgagcaacagcagcaaggcTATAGGGCTCCTGGTCATGATTGCCTCTGCAGGGCAATGTCATACCCACATCAGCTCCCATCAGTCCCCATCCATCCTCTGAACTATTCAGCCATtgctgggcagctctgtgccggCCGTGCCCATCGGGGAGGGAAGCAGACCAAGACGGATAGGAATGAGTGTTGCTAAACCCCCTCCGTGGAAGTCTGTGGGTGTGCAAAATGCTTGGAATGACAATGGCGCACTTCCAAAGGCACCAGGTGTGTCCAGGTATGCCCAAGGATGGCAGGAATCCCTCTCCAGCCTCCCttccctgtgccctgctgcaTGCCTGCTGCCTCCATGGTGACACATGGCAGACACTTATTTGCCTGCAGATACAGAGGCAGCACGCAGAGACTGCGAGAGAGTCAGCTCTGGCCCACATTTTATTTGGTCTATTTAAGGTGAGAAGTAAGACAGTGAGGTAAAGTAGGGCAGAGGGAGGGCCTCATCCTTGCCCATCTCCTCTTCACTGTCGGTGGACTAACAGCAGTTCTCAGGGTAACTGTCCCAACCCCAAACCGTCTTAGAGTCCTCTCTGTGAGTTGGGAAAATGGCATTTTATGGCCTTGTTCTCTCCAGGCTGGTTGGTGCTGCAATGCAGTGTGTCCCATTGGGCCAAAATTGTGTGGGAAAACAATATGAATGCATGGAGCCCATCCTGGCAATGAGATGCCATGGACAGAAAATCCTGCTCTGGATATATGGGCTTGGCTGAGTCCCTGTCCTGAGACCAAACGCTCAGGACCAGGAAAGTATGTCATCAGAAGAGTAACTGCATGCAAGGCATCTATCCCCCTGTCTACATGTAtgtctgcaaagcaggcccAGCTGTCCCTGCTTCCCCTCTCCACGGGAActgcccctcctgctgctcccagagtCTCCTCTGGCCATAGTGACTTGGGGTGATTCCCCCTCCATCCATCTCTGCCCTGCCTGGGGTCAGTCCCCACAGCAATTCACGGGGCAGGCACGGGCAGCACAGGTAGGCCGCCTTAAACATCCTCTGTGTCGCGCTGCACAaatgactgcaggcagaggtacAGCAGAGTGAGCgcaaaacatttaataattcCATAGACAAAGCAATAAATAAGAGAAACAAcagtaaatataaaatacatttccagTTGTAGAGCTTTCCCATCATAAAAATCGTTTTGGATCCCAAATATTTCCACTGGAGGAGGGCATGGGAGTCCAGAGCTAGACACGTGTTCAGCTTCTAAGCATCATTTCACAACGCTTGGCTACAGAAGGACGAGGAGTGAGGACGCAGATGGTGATTCAGCCAAATTCAGGGCAaatgcatagaatcataaaatggcctgggttgaaaaggaccttaaatgtcatctagtttcaacctccctgccataggcagggttgcAAATCACTGgaccatgctgcccagagcaacATCCAGGCTGTCCATCTCAGGGAGCTTTCCTcagggggaagagaaagggaaaaggagaggatgTGAGTGCAGCTGGGGAGAAACGGGGGCCACCTGCCCCTCCAACTAGGGCCATAAGGGAGCAGGGAATTACAGAGAGCAAGTCAGAGCCTAACTCAGCAGGGCACTTGTGCTGCCATTGTACGGGCTGGCTTGCCAACAGCCACTTTATGTAGGAAAAGTATGGGAATTCCAGGGGTGTCTTGGGCCCTAAAAGTATCCAGCCAACCTCAGGGACAAAGAGGAACCAAAGG
Above is a window of Gallus gallus isolate bGalGal1 chromosome 9, bGalGal1.mat.broiler.GRCg7b, whole genome shotgun sequence DNA encoding:
- the LOC121113450 gene encoding AT-rich interactive domain-containing protein 1A-like, with amino-acid sequence MEIFGILKEYEVGDPGQRALCGLESSSRHWQIGGRDTTEHIQTHFESKRECSTADSKRNAREGEAPPSDSSSSILEDEPCGTDETPLCLIRDWQDSLVKRCTCVSHIIRSLSFVLGGDTEMCKHAGLLLILGKLLLLHYEHPERKQAALSSEREEPEWDQGLSISVEEWWWDCLQMLRGNTLVTPANISGQLDLSPFPESLCLLILDRLLHGAVCPSAEAQDPFPALNGAECSPLPSEPGLGNAQQTHWILFSQLPPAATWRSCTVPYCVSFTTERAQCAERWLWSYWPAWHRGTAWQRERLPCRRGALATCWASWRTAGCRTVPAEPGRPVHKKNSTCEPTSMEMMRRAAWALLALAKVDENHSQLTLHESQLLDISVSPAVDSSISQVICDVLFFIDRP